A window from Candidatus Methanoperedens sp. encodes these proteins:
- a CDS encoding right-handed parallel beta-helix repeat-containing protein, with translation MQYRKIISIILFGAILFTTGVSISSADPIPPIPNTFSGTVRFANLSDQFDVPAGTLMEASIENVTKGSTIITTAGRYMIHVSGTYEDDGSNIFFSIGNFAAQQTAVFNASDPPPMTLNLIINLPEQMPGGGQIMDSCSNISSQGSYVLNRSITNSGALKCINITSSNVVFDGAGYTIDGVKAPDSYGVYVYNYSAPLTNVTVKNLKVTGWTVGIHYNSVHNGSIINSTANSNINGFSIFNGFNNTFSGDNASFNGDGVFFVTSSNNTINGSIITGNTGNGVGIFATSCCNVLSSNIISNNTNGISLDVSMNNIIYNNFFNNTNNSIQYLPNNWNITKTPGINIIGGSYLAGNVWAYPNGTGFSQTCTDGNRDGICDSSHTLDANNIDYLPLSMNFSSGTTSPSISFTDPTPADGATLTQNYAYINTTISNSANTTAFIDWNRSLAGWWRFNNESGESSTLFKDWSSWGNNGTCSGNACPTSTSGKFGNGSSFDGMNDYITMGNPSNGALDFGTGDFSVSSWFYMSSLPNAWKTIVSKGD, from the coding sequence ATGCAATATAGGAAAATTATCTCAATAATACTATTCGGAGCAATACTTTTCACCACAGGTGTTTCAATTTCCTCGGCGGATCCTATTCCTCCGATTCCCAACACTTTCAGCGGGACGGTAAGATTCGCAAATCTAAGTGATCAATTTGACGTACCGGCAGGCACGCTAATGGAAGCCTCCATAGAAAATGTCACAAAAGGGAGCACTATAATAACAACAGCCGGCAGATATATGATACATGTAAGCGGAACGTATGAGGATGATGGTTCTAACATATTTTTCAGCATTGGTAACTTTGCTGCTCAGCAAACAGCAGTTTTTAATGCAAGCGACCCACCACCGATGACTTTAAATTTGATAATAAATCTGCCTGAGCAAATGCCCGGTGGCGGCCAAATAATGGATTCTTGCAGCAATATTTCCTCACAAGGCAGTTACGTGCTCAACCGGAGCATAACAAATAGCGGTGCATTAAAATGCATTAACATCACTTCCAGCAATGTGGTTTTTGACGGTGCAGGCTACACCATCGATGGCGTGAAAGCTCCAGACAGTTACGGCGTGTATGTTTATAACTATTCGGCCCCGCTAACAAATGTAACTGTAAAAAATCTGAAGGTAACTGGCTGGACGGTTGGCATACACTATAATAGCGTACACAATGGAAGTATAATTAACAGCACTGCGAACTCAAACATCAATGGTTTCTCTATATTTAATGGTTTTAATAACACATTCAGTGGAGATAATGCAAGCTTTAATGGAGATGGTGTATTTTTCGTCACGTCTTCAAACAATACAATTAACGGCAGTATCATAACAGGTAATACCGGTAATGGCGTCGGTATATTCGCTACCTCTTGCTGCAATGTGCTGAGCAGTAACATTATCTCGAACAATACTAATGGCATCTCTCTGGATGTTAGTATGAATAACATTATTTATAATAACTTTTTTAACAATACTAATAATTCCATCCAATACTTACCTAATAACTGGAACATTACAAAAACACCAGGAATAAACATTATCGGAGGATCTTATCTCGCCGGCAACGTCTGGGCATATCCCAATGGTACAGGCTTCAGCCAGACGTGTACGGATGGCAACCGGGATGGGATATGTGATTCAAGCCATACCCTGGATGCAAATAATATCGATTACCTGCCGCTTTCAATGAATTTCAGTTCAGGTACAACTTCTCCGTCGATCTCCTTCACCGATCCCACGCCAGCAGATGGAGCAACCCTGACCCAGAACTATGCTTACATTAACACAACAATTTCCAATTCTGCGAACACCACAGCCTTCATCGACTGGAACCGCTCTTTAGCGGGCTGGTGGAGGTTCAACAATGAAAGCGGCGAGAGTTCAACCCTCTTCAAAGACTGGAGCAGCTGGGGGAACAACGGCACATGTTCGGGAAATGCGTGTCCGACTTCAACCTCGGGTAAGTTTGGAAATGGATCGAGCTTTGATGGAATGAATGATTATATAACAA